From the Salmo trutta chromosome 30, fSalTru1.1, whole genome shotgun sequence genome, one window contains:
- the fam131c gene encoding protein FAM131C, producing MEVLQYQPVKGGHAPSNGNMSEKKSSSSYDIGELATSSLMGLVAMIKEHITKPTAMAQGRVSHLIEWNSWGGRCERGGDFQEDEQLYSHLTDEIKEARFAAGVAEQFALAEVAMNVWSMYEGPEQLSSSLDPLQDSHVVSHFLLDVGSVGLPQQLYSIHTKANNNYDAGYLGPPHPVFSVSPMSPPSQPDSERCPPEDGRTGASEATTVQHVDSSSLYDDEVFYN from the exons atggaggtactgcaataccagCCTGTCAAG ggcggCCACGCTCCATCCAACGGCAATATGTCAGAGAAGAAGAGCAGCAGTAGTTATGACATTGGGGAGTTGGCCACTTCCTCTCTGATGG gactggTGGCGATGATCAAGGAGCACATCACCAAGCCCACGGCTATGGCCCAGGGGCGTGTTTCACACCTCATAGAGTGGAATAGCTGGGGGGGCAGGTGTGAAAGAGGGGGCGACTTTCAGGAAGATGAGCAGCTCTATTCCCACCTGACCGACGAGATCAAGGAGGCCCGCTTCGCCGCAG GAGTAGCAGAGCAATTTGCCTTGGCTGAAGTGGCCATGAATGTTTGGTCGATGTACGAAGGTCCAGAACAGCTATCCTCCAGCTTAGACCCTCTGCAAG ACAGCCACGTCGTGTCTCACTTTCTGTTAGACGTTGGCAGCGTTGGGCTCCCTCAGCAGCTGTACAGTATCCACACAAAGGCCAACAACAACTACGATGCTGGCTACCTGGGGCCTCCACACCCAGTCTtttctgtttcccccatgtctcccccctctcagccagacagtgAGCGGTGCCCCCCAGAGGACGGGAGGACTGGAGCTTCAGAGGCCACCACCGTTCAACACGTAGACAGCAGCTCCCTATATGATGATGAGGTTTTTTACAACTAG